The Synchiropus splendidus isolate RoL2022-P1 chromosome 8, RoL_Sspl_1.0, whole genome shotgun sequence genome has a window encoding:
- the rnf26 gene encoding E3 ubiquitin-protein ligase RNF26 → MGLAASVVFFVVTLTEWFCLLLDLNFLLVHSIVQTVLAVARFVQALPSLCVGCCVSAAATVSCAAGGLLGSLLLAVEGLLEGAKMAGYLCAHLVLRGKEQLHRSLEAAVEGLDIALSLALYFTNTVINLLLMAAQKLLLALAWLLQVTWAPLNRILEALLTLLHSSLLATAALLWPLLDFSVTFVHMFSSVFILNFYGLMLTLAVALTTAAYLNPRAARRGWLRLLDRLDLSPAARRLHAAAAGFLQSCLQDGQEVMRAAARRCRRLRSVLERFQLDLAQGRSHIRLQHPPRVGGDGEPGEERRVPPDGSAEEAAHAEPGSPSCSVEKKRPPPEDLFTLFTEQEERKRCVICQDRVKTVVLLPCRHLCLCRDCSGVLQRQPIYQQNCPLCRRMILNTVDVYL, encoded by the coding sequence ATGGGCTTGGCGGCCTCCGTGGTCTTCTTCGTGGTGACGCTGACGGAATGGTTCTGTCTTCTGCTGGACCTCAACTTCCTGCTGGTCCACTCCATCGTCCAGACTGTGCTGGCGGTAGCCCGCTTCGTGCAGGCGCTTCCGAGCCTGTGCGTGGGCTGCTGCGTGTCCGCGGCCGCCACCGTGAGCTGCGCCGCCGgcggcctgctgggcagcctgCTCCTGGCTGTGGAGGGGCTGCTGGAGGGCGCCAAGATGGCGGGCTACCTCTGCGCGCACCTGGTGCTCCGCGGGAAGGAGCAGCTGCACCGGAGCCTGGAGGCAGCCGTGGAGGGCCTGGACATCGCCCTGAGCCTGGCGCTCTACTTCACCAACACCGTCATCAACTTGCTGCTCATGGCAGCTCAGAAACTCCTGCTGGCGTTGGCGTGGCTCCTGCAGGTGACGTGGGCCCCTCTGAACCGGATCCTGGAGGCGCTGCTCACCTTGCTCCACAGCAGCCTCCTGGCCACTGCCGCCCTCTTGTGGCCCTTGTTGGACTTCTCGGTGACATTCGTCCACATGTTCAGCAGCGTCTTCATACTCAACTTCTATGGCCTGATGCTGACGCTCGCGGTAGCGCTGACCACGGCGGCGTACCTCAATCCCCGAGCGGCCCGCCGGGGCTGGCTCCGCCTCCTGGACCGCCTGGACTTGTCCCCTGCCGCGCGGCGGCTGCACGCTGCCGCTGCAGGCTTCCTGCAGAGCTGCCTTCAAGacggacaggaagtgatgcgtGCTGCCGCTCGCCGCTGCCGTAGACTTCGCTCCGTCCTGGAACGGTTCCAGCTGGACCTCGCTCAGGGCCGCAGCCACATCCGGCTCCAGCATCCCCCCCGAGTGGGCGGCGATGGAGAACCTGGGGAGGAGAGGCGGGTGCCTCCGGATGGAAGCGCAGAAGAAGCCGCTCACGCAGAGCCTGGCTCACCCTCCTGCAGCGTGGAGAAGAAGCGGCCTCCGCCGGAGGATCTCTTCACCCTCTTCactgagcaggaggagaggaagaggtgcGTGATCTGCCAGGACCGGGTCAAGACGGTGGTCCTGCTGCCTTGTCGCCACCTCTGCCTGTGTCGCGACTGCAGCGGCGTCCTGCAGCGGCAGCCCATCTACCAGCAGAACTGCCCCCTGTGCCGGCGCATGATCCTCAACACTGTGGACGTCTATCTGTGA